Proteins from a single region of Penaeus monodon isolate SGIC_2016 chromosome 12, NSTDA_Pmon_1, whole genome shotgun sequence:
- the LOC119579431 gene encoding compound eye opsin BCRH1-like — protein MVFANASGPHAEAYTAQVVFGYPEGVTVVDLVPENIRHMIHPHWNNYPPVNPMWHYVLGCIYIILGCLSFFGNGLVILLYLKNKFLRTPSNQLVLNLAISDFLMLMTQFPFFTYNCFSGGVWMFSETFCEIYAFFGAITGIASIWTLSFISYDRYNVIVKGVSGTPLTSGRATLFVLFSWIYAIAWSLPPFFGWGKYIPEGILDSCSFDYLTRDDNLRSYGISIFIFDFCVPLFTIVFSYISIVKAIFAHEAAMREQAKKMNVSNLRSNQDAQTQSAEVRIAKVACTNVALWVVCWTPYAAIVVQGLFFNQSPITPLVTMLPALLAKSSACYNPIVYAINHPKFRVALQKQMPWFCIHENTETSSSKSDTKSIETKEAKEDA, from the exons ATGGTGTTCGCCAACGCTTCCGGCCCTCACGCAGAGGCCTACACCGCTCAGGTTGTCTTCGGGTACCCTGAGGGTGTCACTGTGGTGGACCTGGTGCCAGAGAACATCCGGCACATGATCCACCCTCACTGGAACAACTACCCTCCGGTCAACCCCATGTGGCACTATGTGCTTGGTTGCATCTACATCATCCTAGGCTGTCTCTCATTCTTTG GTAATGGGCTGGTGATCCTGCTTTACCTGAAGAACAAGTTCCTGCGAACGCCATCCAATCAGCTGGTCCTCAACCTGGCCATCAGCGACTTCCTCATGCTGATGACCCAGTTCCCCTTCTTCACCTACAACTGCTTCAGCGGAGGAGTGTGGATGTTCAGCGAGACCTTCTGTGAGATCTACGCATTCTTCG GGGCCATCACTGGTATCGCATCCATCTGGACGCTGTCCTTCATCTCCTATGACCGATACAACGTGATCGTGAAGGGCGTGAGTGGAACGCCCTTGACCTCTGGAAGGGCcaccctcttcgtcctcttctcctgGATCTACGCCATCGCATGGTCGCTGCCACCCTTCTTCGGCTGGGGAAAGTACATTCCTGAGG GTATCCTGGATTCCTGCTCCTTCGATTACCTCACCCGCGATGACAACCTCCGATCCTACGGAATCAGCATTTTCATCTTTGACTTCTGCGTGCCTCTCTTCACCATCGTCTTCTCTTACATTTCCATCGTGAAGGCCATCTTCGCCCACGAGGCCGCCATGAGGGAACAGGCCAAGAAGATGAACGTGTCCAACCTCAGGTCAAACCAG GATGCCCAGACGCAGTCCGCTGAGGTGCGCATCGCCAAGGTCGCCTGCACCAACGTGGCTCTGTGGGTGGTCTGCTGGACGCCCTACGCCGCTATTGTCGTCCAG GGATTGTTCTTCAACCAGAGCCCCATCACTCCTCTCGTGACCATGCTGCCTGCCCTTCTGGCAAAGTCTTCCGCCTGCTACAACCCCATCGTCTACGCCATCAACCATCCTAAGTTCAGAGTG GCCCTCCAGAAGCAGATGCCTTGGTTCTGCATTCACGAGAACACCGAGACTTCCTCCTCCAAATCCGACACCAAGTCCATTGAGACGAAAGAAGCCAAGGAGGACGCCTAA